In Anomalospiza imberbis isolate Cuckoo-Finch-1a 21T00152 chromosome 10, ASM3175350v1, whole genome shotgun sequence, the following proteins share a genomic window:
- the CCNL1 gene encoding cyclin-L1: MAAAHPGPAAPAAPAPPPPPAAAPGILIGDRLYSEVSLTIDHSLIPEERLSPTPSMQDGLDLQCETDLRILGCELIQAAGILLRLPQVAMATGQVLFHRFFYSKSFVKHSFEIVAMACINLASKIEEAPRRIRDVINVFHHLRQLRAKRTPSPLILDQNYINTKNQVIKAERRVLKELGFCVHVKHPHKIIVMYLQVLECERNQTLVQTAWNYMNDSLRTNVFVRFQPETIACACIYLAARALQIPLPTRPHWFLLFGTTEEEIQEICLTTLKLYTRKKPNYEFLDKEVEKRKMALQEAKLKAKGLNPDGTPALSTLGGFSPASKPSSPREVKAEEKSPASVNTKTIKKEPEERQQTSKSPYNGLRKESKRSRSSRSASRSRSRTKSRSRSHSPRRHYNNRRSLSGTYSSRSRSRSRSHSGSPRRHHNHGSPHAKAKHGREELKGSSRHGHKRKKSRSRSQSKSREHSEAAKKHRHERGHHRERRERSRSFERSHKGGKHHGSGRSGHGRHRR; encoded by the exons ATGGCCGCCGCGCAcccgggccccgccgcgcccgccgcccccgccccgccgcctcctcctGCCGCCGCTCCGGGCATCCTCATCGGCGACCGGCTCTACTCCGAGGTGTCGCTGACCATCGACCACTCGCTGATCCCCGAGGAGCGGCTCTCGCCCACCCCCTCCATGCAGGACGGGCTGGACCTGCAGTGCGAGACCGACCTGCGCATCCTGGGCTGCGAGCTCATCCAGGCGGCAGGCATCCTGCTGCGGCTGCCGCAG GTGGCCATGGCGACGGGGCAGGTGCTGTTCCATCGGTTCTTCTACTCCAAGTCCTTCGTCAAGCACAGCTTCGAG ATTGTTGCTATGGCCTGCATCAATCTCGCGTCCAAAATCGAAGAGGCGCCTCGCCGGATAAGGGACGTGATCAACGTGTTCCATCACTTGCGGCAGTTAAGAGCAAAAAG GACTCCAAGCCCCCTGATACTTGATCAGAACTACATAAACACCAAAAATCAAGTAATCAAAGCAGAAAGAAGGGTACTGAAGGAGTTGGGATTTTGTGTTCATGTCAAGCATCCTCATAAG ATCATTGTTATGTATTTACAAGTCCTAGAATGTGAACGTAATCAAACCCTGGTACAGACAGCCTG GAATTACATGAACGACAGCCTCCGGACGAACGTGTTTGTTCGCTTCCAGCCGGAGACCATCGCGTGTGCGTGCATTTACCTCGCTGCTAGAGCCCTGCAG ATCCCGCTGCCTACCCGTCCCCACTGGTTCCTGCTCTTTGGCACCACGGAAGAGGAGATTCAGGAGATCTGCTTAACAACTCTGAAGCTTTATACCAGAAAGAAG CCCAATTACGAATTTCTGGATAAAGAAgtagaaaagaggaaaatggcACTACAGGAGGCGAAACTGAAAGCAAAAGGTTTAAATCCAGATGGAACTCCAGCACTCTCAACACTGGGTGGCTTTTCTCCTGCATCTAAGCCAT CTTCCCCAAGAGAAGTAAAAGCAGAGGAGAAATCTCCAGCGTCTGTGAATACCAAAACCATCAAAAAAGAGCCAGAAGAGAGGCAGCAAACCTCCAAGAGCCCTTACAACGG GCTGAGGAAGGAGAGCAAGAGGAGCCGCAGCAGCCGAAGCGCCagccgctcccgctcccggaCAAAGTCCCGCTCGCGCTCCCACAGCCCCCGCAGGCA CTACAACAACCGGCGGAGCCTGTCGGGCACCTACAGCTCCCGCTCGCGCAGCCGCTCGCGCAGCCACAGCGGGAGCCCCCGGCGGCACCACAACCACGGCTCGCCCCACGCCAAGGCCAAGCACGGCCGCGAGGAGCTCAAGGGCAGCAGCAGACACGGCCACAAGCGGAAAAAGTCCCGCTCCCGCTCGCAGAGCAAGTCCCGGGAGCACTCGGAGGCGGCCAAGAAGCACCGGCACGAGCGCGGCCACCACCGGGAGCGGCGCGAGCGCTCGCGCTCCTTCGAGCGCTCCCACAAGGGTGGTAAGCACCACGGCAGCGGCCGCTCGGGCCACGGCCGGCACCGCCGCTGA